One region of Acidovorax sp. T1 genomic DNA includes:
- a CDS encoding IS3 family transposase (programmed frameshift), whose product MSDKQVRAQYTREFKQEAVRQVRSGQAIAVVAKVLGIPKASLGNWVRLSAKGELDGAGGGDKGIQVSPEQMEIARLRAENARLRMERDIGKKSRGVLRAGHAARYAWIHQMRKLYPVSVSCGVLEVSASGYFNWLRRRESGHGGPARRHSDEALLAYMRAIHAEVKGEYGWPRMHKELLARGIRVGKDRVRKLMQQHGIRAKTKRKFVVTTDSRHSLPVAPDLVQRRFNPEAPNQLWSGDITYIQTDEGWLYLAAVIDLFNRQVVGWSLQPHMQASLVKDALAMAWWRRRPPPGLIFHSDRGSQYCSHEFQDALKGWGMRSSMSRKGNCWDNAPTESFWGRLKTAGVHGCKFATREQARQAVMALMAFYNHRRLHSSLGYLSPMQYEQRWHEAQRKKAA is encoded by the exons ATGAGTGACAAGCAGGTGCGTGCGCAGTACACGCGAGAGTTCAAGCAGGAGGCCGTTCGGCAGGTCCGCTCGGGTCAGGCGATTGCGGTGGTGGCCAAGGTACTGGGCATCCCCAAAGCGAGCCTGGGCAACTGGGTGCGGCTGTCAGCCAAGGGAGAATTGGACGGTGCGGGCGGTGGTGACAAGGGCATCCAAGTCTCGCCCGAGCAGATGGAGATAGCCCGGTTGCGTGCAGAGAATGCTCGCCTTCGCATGGAGCGCGACATCG GCAAAAAAAGCCGCGGCGTACTTCGCGCAGGACACGCTGCGAGGTACGCCTGGATTCACCAAATGAGAAAGCTGTACCCGGTGAGTGTGTCCTGCGGGGTGCTGGAGGTCAGCGCGAGCGGGTACTTCAACTGGCTGCGCCGGCGTGAGTCTGGCCACGGTGGACCTGCCCGGCGTCACAGCGACGAAGCCCTGCTGGCGTACATGCGCGCCATCCACGCCGAGGTGAAGGGGGAATACGGCTGGCCACGCATGCACAAGGAACTGCTGGCCCGGGGCATCCGAGTGGGCAAAGACCGGGTGCGCAAGCTCATGCAGCAGCACGGCATCAGGGCCAAGACCAAGCGCAAGTTCGTGGTGACCACCGATAGCCGCCACAGCCTGCCGGTGGCGCCCGACTTGGTACAGCGGCGCTTCAACCCCGAGGCGCCCAACCAGCTCTGGAGTGGCGACATCACCTACATCCAAACCGACGAGGGCTGGCTGTACCTGGCTGCGGTCATCGACCTGTTCAACCGTCAGGTGGTGGGCTGGAGCCTGCAGCCGCACATGCAGGCCAGCCTGGTCAAGGACGCGCTGGCCATGGCGTGGTGGCGCCGCAGGCCGCCTCCTGGGCTGATATTCCACAGCGACCGGGGCAGCCAGTATTGCAGCCATGAGTTCCAGGATGCCTTGAAGGGCTGGGGCATGCGTTCATCGATGAGCAGAAAGGGTAACTGCTGGGACAACGCACCGACCGAGAGCTTCTGGGGTCGGCTGAAAACAGCCGGCGTACATGGGTGCAAATTCGCTACCCGTGAGCAGGCCAGGCAGGCGGTGATGGCCCTGATGGCCTTCTACAATCACCGCAGGCTGCATTCGTCGCTGGGCTACCTCAGCCCGATGCAGTACGAGCAGCGCTGGCACGAGGCACAGCGTAAAAAGGCCGCGTGA
- a CDS encoding MerR family transcriptional regulator, with product MAPTYTISDLAKEFDLTTRAIRFYEDMGLLQPARNGPAGRNRVYSARDRTRLRLTLRAKRLGLSLSEAKEIIDLYDSPRDTGVQLRKFLDVLVVHRRQLEDQMADLRANLEEVQEHENPDGQVKFPHPWPPQIPPGRTVGL from the coding sequence ATGGCTCCTACCTACACCATCAGCGATCTTGCTAAAGAGTTTGATCTCACCACGCGCGCCATACGTTTTTACGAAGACATGGGCCTATTGCAGCCCGCGCGCAACGGGCCGGCTGGTCGAAATCGGGTATACAGCGCAAGGGACCGCACACGGCTGCGCCTAACGTTGCGTGCCAAGCGCCTGGGGTTGTCACTGAGCGAGGCCAAGGAAATCATTGACCTCTATGACAGCCCACGCGATACGGGCGTCCAATTGCGCAAATTCCTCGATGTGCTGGTGGTTCACCGCCGACAGCTGGAAGACCAGATGGCCGACCTGCGTGCAAATCTGGAAGAGGTGCAGGAGCATGAAAACCCCGATGGCCAGGTCAAATTCCCCCACCCTTGGCCACCCCAAATTCCCCCAGGCAGGACGGTCGGATTATGA
- the istB gene encoding IS21-like element helper ATPase IstB has protein sequence MNMIEIERALRELRLSGIAETLSTRVMQAQAAQEPFLETFGAMLQDELDRRRSRLTERRFKRSGLDERPSLADFDWRFNPKLPRSACFELHTLKFIGEGANALIIGKPGTGKSHVAKAVAYQATLQGYDARYLEADTEFARYALASDSERTELLKDWVSPDLIILDDLFLARRISEHAAEVLQAIVHQRYKLRRSIVITSNRVVQDWGKYLGDATMATTILDRLMHRCAMLEFEGKSYRLKEAAARIAITPESS, from the coding sequence ATGAACATGATCGAGATCGAACGCGCGCTGCGCGAGCTGCGTCTGTCCGGCATTGCCGAGACCCTGTCCACCCGCGTGATGCAGGCCCAGGCCGCGCAGGAGCCCTTCCTGGAGACCTTTGGGGCCATGCTGCAAGACGAACTGGACCGCCGGCGCTCGCGTCTGACCGAGCGCCGCTTCAAGCGCTCGGGCCTGGATGAGCGGCCCTCGCTGGCTGACTTCGACTGGCGTTTCAACCCGAAGCTGCCGCGCAGCGCCTGCTTCGAGTTGCATACCCTGAAGTTCATCGGCGAGGGCGCCAATGCGCTGATCATCGGCAAGCCCGGTACCGGCAAGAGCCATGTGGCCAAGGCCGTGGCCTACCAGGCCACGCTGCAGGGATACGACGCGCGTTACCTGGAAGCCGACACCGAGTTTGCTCGCTACGCGTTGGCCAGCGACTCAGAGCGCACCGAGCTGCTCAAGGACTGGGTCTCACCGGACCTGATCATCCTCGATGACCTGTTCCTGGCCAGACGCATCAGCGAGCACGCAGCCGAGGTGCTGCAGGCCATCGTGCACCAGCGCTACAAGCTGCGCCGCTCCATCGTCATCACATCCAACCGCGTGGTGCAGGACTGGGGCAAATATCTGGGCGACGCCACCATGGCCACCACCATCCTGGACCGCCTCATGCACCGCTGCGCAATGCTGGAGTTCGAGGGCAAGAGCTACCGCCTCAAGGAGGCTGCCGCACGCATCGCCATCACGCCCGAGTCGTCATAA
- the istA gene encoding IS21 family transposase: MNVLKSNQRATIETLLERNTSQREIARITGIDRKTVRSYHQRWLEQLQSNSPGVATGSAQQIPPPWPPAAVPVATSLCEPWREFIEAQLRLKRNAMAIFQDLVDQHGFTGQYNSVKRFCAKLRHKEPEQFDRLSFLPGEEMQVDYGEGAPTRVPGSERYRKPRLFVATLRYSRASFRCVVWKSSQQIWAELHEQALRYFGGCPQYVVLDNLKEGVFKPDLYEPELNKVYAATLAHYGVVADPARVRDPNRKGTVEHAIGHTQATALKGRRFESIEAQNEFLAHWEKSWAAKRIHGTERRQVQAMFEEERSHLKPLPLLGMQYFEEAVRTVCDDSCVRVDHSSYAARPANIGSKMLVRIYAQRIEIRDLQTGALLRTHAKAERPGTVVLPMEERVFNPSRETRLILRQAGEIGEHAKRLCELLFAIEGRVGQRKLWGIVSLARRYPAHCVDTACAQALEQGIYSYKRVLALTEAIFAQALNAIETQSSGAPAGGGRTLTQQHELIRDADEYADLFAHAAAVTATSTLESATANTTTNNTNNAPGIQP; encoded by the coding sequence GTGAATGTCTTGAAGTCCAACCAACGCGCCACCATAGAGACACTGCTGGAGCGCAATACATCGCAACGCGAGATCGCCCGCATCACGGGCATCGACCGCAAGACGGTCAGGAGCTATCACCAACGCTGGCTGGAGCAACTGCAGTCAAATTCCCCCGGGGTGGCCACCGGCTCGGCCCAGCAAATTCCCCCACCCTGGCCACCGGCTGCTGTGCCGGTGGCCACCTCCCTGTGCGAACCCTGGCGCGAGTTCATCGAAGCCCAGTTGCGTCTGAAGCGCAACGCCATGGCCATCTTCCAGGACCTGGTCGACCAGCACGGATTTACTGGTCAGTACAACTCGGTCAAACGCTTCTGTGCAAAGCTGCGCCACAAGGAGCCCGAGCAGTTCGACCGCCTGTCCTTTCTGCCTGGGGAGGAGATGCAGGTGGACTACGGCGAGGGCGCGCCCACCCGCGTGCCGGGCAGCGAGCGGTACCGCAAGCCCCGCCTGTTCGTGGCCACGCTGCGCTACTCGCGCGCCAGTTTCCGCTGCGTGGTCTGGAAGTCCAGCCAGCAAATCTGGGCCGAGTTGCACGAGCAGGCTCTGCGGTACTTCGGTGGCTGCCCGCAGTACGTGGTTCTGGACAATCTGAAGGAAGGCGTCTTCAAGCCCGACCTGTACGAGCCCGAACTCAACAAAGTCTACGCCGCCACCCTGGCGCACTATGGCGTGGTGGCCGACCCGGCGCGGGTGCGAGACCCCAACCGCAAGGGCACGGTGGAGCATGCCATTGGCCACACCCAGGCCACGGCCTTGAAGGGCCGGCGCTTTGAGTCCATCGAGGCCCAGAACGAGTTCCTGGCGCACTGGGAGAAGAGCTGGGCAGCCAAGCGCATCCACGGCACCGAGCGGCGCCAGGTGCAGGCCATGTTCGAGGAGGAGCGCAGCCACCTCAAACCTCTGCCGCTCCTGGGCATGCAGTATTTCGAGGAGGCGGTGCGCACCGTCTGCGACGACAGCTGCGTGCGGGTGGATCACAGCAGCTACGCCGCTCGCCCGGCGAACATCGGCTCCAAGATGCTGGTGCGCATCTATGCCCAGCGCATCGAGATCCGCGATCTGCAAACCGGCGCCTTGCTGCGCACCCACGCCAAAGCCGAGCGCCCCGGCACGGTGGTGCTGCCCATGGAGGAGCGGGTATTCAATCCTTCGCGCGAGACCCGTCTGATCCTGCGTCAGGCTGGCGAGATCGGTGAGCACGCCAAACGGCTGTGTGAGCTGCTCTTTGCCATCGAGGGTCGGGTGGGCCAGCGCAAGCTCTGGGGCATCGTCAGCCTGGCCAGGCGATACCCAGCGCACTGCGTCGACACCGCCTGCGCACAGGCCCTGGAGCAGGGGATTTACAGCTACAAGCGCGTGCTGGCTTTGACCGAGGCCATCTTTGCCCAGGCGCTCAACGCCATCGAGACCCAGTCCAGCGGTGCGCCCGCCGGCGGCGGGCGCACGCTGACCCAGCAGCACGAGCTCATCCGCGACGCCGATGAGTACGCCGATCTGTTCGCGCACGCTGCGGCCGTCACAGCCACGAGCACGCTCGAGTCCGCCACGGCGAACACCACCACCAACAACACCAACAACGCACCTGGAATTCAGCCATGA
- a CDS encoding PaaI family thioesterase, which produces MQTLGARLGIVAPGAVNIELDWAAGLTQQHGFLHAGMVATALDSACGYAGLTLMAEDAAILTIEFKINLLAPARGERFRMEGRVLKPGRTITVCEGRAFALEGPKEKLVATMGCTLMAVTGRENIRH; this is translated from the coding sequence ATGCAGACGCTTGGCGCTCGGCTGGGGATTGTTGCTCCCGGCGCTGTCAACATCGAACTGGATTGGGCAGCAGGTCTCACTCAGCAGCATGGCTTTCTGCACGCGGGGATGGTAGCCACCGCCCTGGATTCCGCTTGTGGATACGCAGGATTGACCTTGATGGCCGAAGATGCAGCCATTCTCACCATCGAATTCAAGATCAACCTGCTGGCACCGGCGCGCGGCGAGCGCTTTCGCATGGAGGGTCGGGTGCTCAAGCCGGGCCGCACGATCACCGTCTGCGAAGGACGCGCTTTTGCACTGGAAGGTCCGAAGGAAAAGCTGGTCGCCACCATGGGCTGCACGCTGATGGCGGTCACTGGCCGCGAAAACATCCGCCACTGA
- a CDS encoding isovaleryl-CoA dehydrogenase — protein MSIPANIPGLNFQLGDDVDALRDAVRDFAQAEITPRAAEIDRSDQFPMDLWRKMGDLGVLGITVPEQYGGAAMGYLAHMVAMEEISRASASVGLSYGAHSNLCVNQINRNGNEAQKAKYLPKLISGEHVGALAMSEPGAGSDVISMKLKAEDKGGYYLLNGSKMWITNGPDADTLVVYAKTEPEMGARGVTAFLIEKGMKGFSIAQKLDKLGMRGSHTGELVFQDVEVPAENVLGGVNNGAKVLMSGLDYERAVLTGGPLGIMQSVMDNVIPYIHDRKQFGQSIGEFQLIQGKVADMYTVLQAGRSFAYTVAKNLDMLGTDHVRQVRKDCASVILWCAEKATWMAGEGVQVFGGNGYINEYPLGRLWRDAKLYEIGAGTSEIRRMLIGRELFAETC, from the coding sequence GTGAGCATTCCCGCCAACATTCCAGGCCTCAATTTCCAGTTGGGAGACGACGTCGACGCACTGCGCGACGCGGTCCGCGATTTTGCGCAGGCGGAAATTACGCCACGCGCCGCAGAAATCGACCGTTCCGACCAGTTCCCGATGGATCTGTGGCGCAAGATGGGTGACCTCGGCGTGCTCGGCATCACCGTACCCGAACAGTATGGCGGCGCGGCCATGGGCTACCTGGCTCACATGGTCGCCATGGAAGAAATCTCGCGCGCCAGCGCGTCGGTAGGTTTGTCCTATGGCGCCCACAGCAACCTGTGCGTGAACCAGATCAACCGTAACGGCAACGAGGCACAAAAGGCCAAGTACCTGCCCAAGCTCATCAGCGGAGAGCACGTGGGCGCGCTGGCCATGAGCGAACCCGGCGCGGGCTCGGACGTGATCAGCATGAAGCTCAAGGCCGAGGACAAAGGCGGCTACTACCTGCTCAACGGCAGCAAGATGTGGATCACCAATGGCCCCGATGCCGACACCCTGGTGGTGTATGCCAAGACCGAGCCTGAAATGGGTGCGCGCGGCGTCACGGCCTTCCTGATCGAGAAGGGCATGAAGGGCTTCTCCATTGCGCAAAAGCTGGACAAGCTGGGCATGCGCGGCAGCCACACGGGCGAACTGGTCTTCCAAGACGTGGAAGTGCCCGCAGAAAACGTGCTGGGCGGCGTGAACAACGGTGCCAAGGTGCTCATGAGTGGCCTGGACTACGAACGCGCGGTGCTGACCGGCGGCCCGCTGGGCATCATGCAGTCCGTGATGGACAACGTGATCCCTTACATTCACGACCGCAAGCAGTTTGGCCAGAGCATTGGCGAGTTCCAGCTCATCCAGGGCAAGGTGGCCGACATGTACACCGTGCTGCAGGCAGGCCGTTCGTTTGCCTACACTGTGGCCAAGAACCTCGACATGCTCGGCACCGACCATGTGCGCCAGGTGCGCAAGGACTGCGCCAGCGTGATTCTGTGGTGTGCCGAAAAGGCCACCTGGATGGCGGGAGAAGGTGTGCAGGTGTTTGGTGGCAACGGCTACATCAATGAGTACCCGCTGGGCCGCCTGTGGCGCGATGCCAAGCTCTATGAAATTGGCGCCGGCACCAGCGAGATCCGCCGCATGCTGATTGGCCGCGAGCTGTTTGCCGAGACTTGCTGA
- the can gene encoding carbonate dehydratase yields the protein MPSSIDDLFVHNRAWAAQMERERPGFFTGLLAQQKPKYMWIGCSDSRVPANQITGLEPGEIFVHRNVANVVVPTDLNCLSTIQYAVDQLHIEHLMVVGHYGCGGVLAALEGTRVGLADNWIRHVQDVRDRHRDLIAATAPEWRHDVLCELNAIEQVVNIAQTTVMLDAWGRGQKVTLHSWCYGLKDGLINNLHMSVDSTQGLDSLYKAAIAGVAAAKRQ from the coding sequence ATGCCCTCATCGATCGACGATCTGTTTGTTCACAACCGCGCCTGGGCGGCCCAGATGGAGCGCGAGCGCCCTGGCTTTTTCACAGGTTTGCTGGCCCAGCAAAAGCCCAAGTACATGTGGATCGGCTGCTCGGACAGCCGCGTGCCAGCCAACCAGATCACGGGCCTGGAGCCCGGTGAAATTTTTGTCCACCGTAACGTGGCCAATGTGGTCGTGCCGACCGATCTGAACTGCCTGTCCACCATCCAGTACGCGGTGGACCAGTTGCACATCGAGCACCTGATGGTGGTGGGCCACTATGGCTGCGGCGGGGTGTTGGCGGCACTGGAGGGCACGCGTGTGGGGCTGGCCGACAACTGGATCCGCCATGTGCAGGACGTGCGCGACCGCCACCGCGACCTGATTGCGGCCACGGCGCCCGAGTGGCGCCACGATGTGCTGTGCGAGCTCAACGCCATCGAGCAGGTCGTCAACATCGCCCAGACCACGGTGATGCTGGACGCCTGGGGCCGGGGCCAGAAGGTCACGCTGCATAGCTGGTGCTATGGGCTCAAAGATGGCCTCATCAACAACCTGCACATGTCCGTGGACAGCACCCAAGGTCTGGACTCGCTGTACAAGGCGGCGATTGCAGGGGTGGCTGCTGCCAAGCGGCAGTAG
- the aceK gene encoding bifunctional isocitrate dehydrogenase kinase/phosphatase, which translates to MFPQRLDAPQAYGIAKAMMDGFNRHYRLFRTESARAKHRFETGDWHGQQRAQRERIEFYDLRVKECVRRLEKEFGAGAQPMDVWHQIKLHYIGLLVNHHQPELAETFFNSVTTKILHRTHFHNDFIFVRPAVSTEYIENDEPAARPTYRAYYPSRDTLGETFQTIIENFRLQREFANLPRDTACVVDAMRSRLDKVKLRTNFQIQVLASLFFRNKGAYVVGKIINGFSELPFALPILHDDVGRLFIDAALFGEDDMQMLFSFARAYFMVDMEVPSAYMQFLRSLMPRKPRAEIYNALGLAKQGKTLFYRDFLYHLKHSSDQFRIAPGIKGMVMLVFDLPSFPFVFKLIKDYFPPPKDTTREQIKAKYLLVKQHDRVGRMADTLEYSEVAFPRDRFDDALIAEIEKFAPSQLEISDRDGDGQTEVIIKHLYIERRMIPLNIYLQEAFDTGLSDPRAHQQMERSVIEYGNAIKDLVAANIFPGDMLWKNFGVTRNGKVVFYDYDEIEYLTDCNFRRVPTPRNEEEEMSGEVWYTVGPHDVFPETFGPFLLGNDAVRKVFMQHHADLLDAAFWQSHKERIQAGQMLDVFPYDTERRFAQGTAAG; encoded by the coding sequence ATGTTTCCTCAGCGCCTTGATGCCCCCCAGGCCTACGGCATCGCCAAGGCCATGATGGATGGCTTCAACCGCCATTACCGGCTGTTTCGCACCGAGTCCGCTCGGGCCAAGCATCGCTTTGAAACCGGCGACTGGCATGGCCAGCAGCGGGCGCAGCGCGAGCGCATCGAGTTTTACGACCTGCGCGTGAAGGAGTGTGTGCGCCGGCTGGAGAAGGAGTTCGGCGCGGGCGCACAGCCCATGGACGTGTGGCACCAGATCAAGCTGCATTACATCGGGCTGCTGGTCAACCACCACCAGCCCGAGCTGGCCGAGACCTTTTTCAACTCGGTCACCACCAAAATCCTGCACCGCACGCATTTCCACAACGATTTCATCTTCGTGCGGCCTGCGGTCAGCACCGAATACATCGAGAACGACGAGCCCGCTGCGCGCCCTACCTACCGCGCCTATTACCCGTCGCGGGACACGCTGGGTGAAACGTTTCAGACCATCATCGAGAACTTCCGGCTCCAGCGCGAATTCGCCAACCTGCCGCGCGACACCGCCTGTGTGGTGGATGCCATGCGCAGCCGTCTGGACAAGGTCAAGCTGCGCACCAACTTCCAGATCCAGGTGCTCGCCAGCCTGTTCTTTCGCAACAAGGGCGCCTATGTGGTGGGCAAGATCATCAACGGTTTCAGCGAACTGCCGTTTGCCCTGCCCATCCTGCACGACGATGTTGGCCGCCTGTTCATCGACGCCGCGCTGTTTGGCGAAGACGACATGCAGATGCTGTTCAGCTTTGCCCGGGCCTACTTCATGGTGGACATGGAGGTGCCCAGCGCCTACATGCAGTTTTTGCGCAGCCTCATGCCGCGCAAGCCGCGCGCCGAAATTTACAACGCGCTGGGCCTGGCCAAGCAGGGCAAGACGCTGTTTTATCGCGACTTTCTTTATCACCTGAAACATTCCAGCGACCAGTTCCGCATCGCGCCCGGCATCAAGGGCATGGTGATGCTGGTGTTCGACCTGCCGAGCTTTCCGTTCGTGTTCAAGCTCATCAAGGACTACTTCCCGCCGCCCAAGGACACCACGCGTGAGCAGATCAAGGCCAAGTATTTGCTGGTCAAGCAGCACGACCGCGTGGGCCGCATGGCCGACACGCTGGAATACAGCGAAGTGGCCTTCCCGCGCGACCGGTTTGATGATGCGCTGATTGCCGAGATCGAGAAGTTCGCCCCCAGCCAGCTCGAAATCAGCGACCGCGATGGTGACGGCCAGACCGAGGTCATCATCAAGCACCTGTACATCGAGCGGCGCATGATCCCGCTCAACATCTATTTGCAGGAAGCCTTCGACACCGGCCTGTCAGACCCGCGCGCCCACCAGCAGATGGAGCGCAGCGTGATCGAATATGGCAACGCCATCAAGGACCTGGTGGCCGCCAACATCTTCCCCGGCGACATGCTCTGGAAGAACTTTGGCGTCACGCGCAACGGCAAGGTCGTGTTTTACGACTACGACGAGATCGAATACCTCACCGACTGCAACTTCCGCCGCGTGCCCACGCCGCGCAACGAAGAGGAAGAAATGAGCGGCGAGGTCTGGTACACCGTGGGCCCGCACGACGTGTTCCCCGAAACCTTTGGTCCCTTTCTGCTGGGTAACGACGCTGTGCGCAAGGTGTTCATGCAGCACCACGCCGACCTGCTCGACGCTGCATTCTGGCAGTCGCACAAGGAGCGCATCCAGGCAGGCCAGATGCTCGATGTGTTCCCCTACGACACGGAGCGGCGCTTTGCACAGGGCACTGCGGCTGGCTGA